The Balaenoptera acutorostrata chromosome 2, mBalAcu1.1, whole genome shotgun sequence genomic sequence CCCTGACCTACCCTGATGGCTGTGCACCAGGCCATCAAGGCACTTTTCACCCTGTACTGAAATTGATTAATGGGAGGCATTACACAGCTGTGCCTAGGGGCACACACTTGAATCAGACACACTCAGGTATGAATCCCAGCTCCCCCTCCTACAAAATCCGTGACTTTGAACCATGACCTAACCTCTCTGGACTTTggtgtcctcacctgtaaaatgtggCTAATAACAGTGCTTTACTGTCCAAAACTGTTGAGAGGAATGGATGAATTAATATACGTGGCAATAACGTGTGCCATTCCTCACCTGTCCCCAGCGCCCGCTGTAAACAGTAAATAGTAAATAGCTGAGTAGCTGCAGCGCTTATAGGTATAGGCAGGCTGGCCAATTTTGGGCCAGGAGGAACTGGAGGCTGGTGAGGCTCCTGGAACTCCTTCCAACTTTTGCTGTTTGGTGCTTCCTCCCGCGAGGGTAGGGCGGGATCATCGGGTTGATTGACGGCCGGCCCGCCCCCGGCTTGACGTTGTCCTGGTGTTGTTGCTGCGGCCGCACGTGGTCAACTGAGTTCGCCTCAGACTCGGCTGCGCCCCGCGTCCTCAACACCAGCACCAGCCGCTGCCTTCCTGCTCGTCCCGCCCGCGCTATGTCCACATCCACCAGCTGCCCGATTCCCGGGGGCAGGGACTGGCTGCCTGACTGCTACAGCACCACTTTGGGGGGCACACTATACGCCACTACCCCCGGAGGTCAGCGGCCCGGCCAGCGTGTGCGTGTCGCGGGACGTGGGCGGGGAGGTGCGAGCCTGGACTTGCCTGCAGGCCCCTCTGCAGGTTGTAGCTTTGAGGGGGGTGGGTGCTTGGAGCCAAAGCCCAGTTCCCTAAATTCTCAAAGTGATGCAACACGGCCTTGTGCCTAGTTTCCTAGTGACTGGGCAGAAATCATCACTATGGCCTGGGTTCTGGGCTCCTTGCTCACCCAGCCCTCCTGACTTGCCGCCTGGGTGCAGAAGCCGAGGCCCCAGTTGAGTGTGGCTTCAGCAGGAAGCAACTGGGTCTTGCAAAGCTGCAAATGCAGGACTCTGGCAGTTGGGGGCAGGAGCTTCGGGTCTCTGCGCTGGCTGGCTTGACTAGTGGCAGATTGGTGGAGCAGCCTGGGATCATGCCTATTCAGGGGTTCCTGCCGCGGAGGCGAAGGGGAGGGGTGAGAACAGGGTAGGGCCTTTTGAGGACATGATTGGGGCCAAGTTCCTCTAGGCTGAGCTGAGCCTGACAGGACTTGGGAGGGGTCAGGATAAGAACAGTGTGTCCCTGTATTTCACAGGAGGAACACCGCTCCTCCCTGCAGGATATCAGAGCCCAGGTGGCAGCACCAGCCTTCGTATCTGCTCTTGGCTTCCTCATCCAACTGAGGCTGGAGGGCTAGGCCCTCCCTTGTGAACCAAAGCAATGAAGTTCCAGAGCCAGCAGAGCAGGACAGGAGCCTCCTGAAGTACTTGAGCTCCAAGTTTGGTGCTCCTCCTAGAGCCAAGACCTGAAGCTCCCCTAAACTAAAAGCCCCTGCCTAAACCAGCTGGGATGCCCCACTTGCTCTATGGTGCTTAGACACATCTTGGGTAGGCCCAGGAGACTTTAAGTGCTGTGAAGGCTAGTCAGCTGAGATCCTGGCCGGGCTGCAGAGCAAGTAGCCCTTTGAAAAATGGGAAGATGTGACCCCTTGGTCCCTAAAAGGCCTGTGTCTGGGGTCCCAGACAGCTCTGTACCCAAGCTCCTGCCTCTTACCTAGCCCCTACCCCTTGACAGGCACCAGGATCATCTACGACCGAAAGTTCCTGCTGGAGTGCAAGAACTCACCCATTGCCCAGACGCCCCCCTGCTGCCTCCCTCAGATTCCCGGGGTCACAACTCCTCCAACAGCCCCACCCTCCAGGCTCAAGGAGCGGAAGGAGCAgaaggagacagaggaagagataCCTGGTAAGGAAAGCAGgcccccaaatttaaaaatggCTTTGAGCCCAAATGCCCCAGTTAAGTAGAGTGGGGGTTCGATTCTGAGAGGGGCTTCTTCACTGACACTGAACCTGCAGACCCCAGCCCAGCAACCAGTCCTCctgcc encodes the following:
- the EIF4EBP3 gene encoding eukaryotic translation initiation factor 4E-binding protein 3 isoform X2 encodes the protein MSTSTSCPIPGGRDWLPDCYSTTLGGTLYATTPGGTRIIYDRKFLLECKNSPIAQTPPCCLPQIPGVTTPPTAPPSRLKERKEQKETEEEIPDDAQFEMDI
- the EIF4EBP3 gene encoding eukaryotic translation initiation factor 4E-binding protein 3 isoform X1, yielding MSTSTSCPIPGGRDWLPDCYSTTLGGTLYATTPGGQRPGQRAPGSSTTESSCWSARTHPLPRRPPAASLRFPGSQLLQQPHPPGSRSGRSRRRQRKRYLMTHSLKWTSNPVKMTLCVE